The Thalassotalea sp. HSM 43 genome window below encodes:
- a CDS encoding ACT domain-containing protein gives MAKQTLEVLANTFTIHSFTPETKIPEQVLTADVFFIGKTHDELSIVLPTSFELESLEAESDWRALEVLGPLGFSLTGILSDISGVLAKQEISIFAISTFDTDYILVKNHTLANAISALRRAEYLVINNDTE, from the coding sequence ATGGCAAAACAAACGTTAGAGGTGTTAGCAAACACGTTTACCATTCATAGCTTTACCCCTGAAACCAAAATTCCAGAACAGGTACTCACCGCAGACGTGTTTTTTATCGGTAAAACCCATGATGAATTGTCCATCGTTTTGCCGACCAGTTTTGAGCTGGAAAGCTTAGAAGCAGAGTCTGACTGGCGAGCGCTGGAAGTGTTGGGGCCGCTAGGGTTTTCATTGACGGGTATTTTATCCGATATTTCAGGTGTGTTGGCAAAACAAGAGATCAGTATTTTTGCCATATCGACATTTGATACCGACTATATTTTGGTGAAGAACCATACCCTGGCAAATGCCATTTCAGCCTTAAGGCGTGCCGAGTACCTAGTCATTAATAACGATACAGAATAA
- a CDS encoding M15 family metallopeptidase — translation MATADKITTEQVYGLTDEHIHWLDNGAGIHKNMLAAFNHMQQAAKAAGFNLQVASGFRNFTRQLHLVNAKLTGQRAIKNRENKVIDCSVLSELEQVQATMLFSALPGGSRHHWGTDIDVYDPNLQNEQALQLEPWEYQDNGPQAPLNRWLDANMQRFGFYRPYQDYRNGVAEEPWHLSYAPLAKVYMQAFEVSDWHQLIAASELHNKQTVLDNLDLLCQQFVVNVCSPTHPDLENPHA, via the coding sequence ATGGCAACGGCAGACAAGATTACCACAGAACAAGTATATGGCCTAACCGATGAACACATTCATTGGCTAGACAATGGTGCCGGTATTCATAAGAATATGCTAGCTGCGTTTAACCATATGCAACAAGCCGCTAAAGCAGCAGGTTTTAACCTGCAGGTTGCCAGTGGCTTTCGCAACTTTACTCGTCAATTACACTTGGTCAATGCCAAGTTGACTGGCCAGCGTGCAATCAAGAACAGAGAGAATAAGGTGATTGATTGCAGCGTGTTGAGCGAACTTGAACAGGTGCAAGCCACGATGTTGTTCTCAGCCTTGCCAGGTGGCAGTCGCCATCATTGGGGCACCGATATCGACGTTTATGATCCCAACTTGCAAAACGAGCAAGCATTGCAGTTAGAACCTTGGGAATATCAAGATAACGGACCACAAGCACCACTTAACCGTTGGCTTGATGCCAACATGCAGCGCTTTGGTTTTTATCGCCCCTATCAAGACTATCGCAATGGTGTCGCCGAAGAGCCTTGGCACTTATCTTATGCACCATTAGCTAAGGTCTATATGCAAGCCTTTGAAGTTAGTGATTGGCATCAACTTATCGCCGCCAGTGAGCTGCACAACAAACAAACGGTGCTTGATAACCTCGACTTGCTATGCCAACAATTTGTCGTCAATGTCTGCTCGCCTACACATCCAGATTTGGAGAATCCCCATGCCTAA
- the dapE gene encoding succinyl-diaminopimelate desuccinylase gives MSNKSEVIELTEELVSRPSITPVDEGCQELMKQRLAALGFNNETMVFEDTTNLWSRRGDSGPVFCFAGHTDVVPVGNLDKWHTDPFTPVIKDGWLYGRGAADMKGSLAAMIVATERFVKDYPYHNGSIAFLITSDEEGPFINGTTRVIDTLEARNEKIDWCIVGEPSSTDKCGDIVKNGRRGSITADVQVHGIQGHVAYPHLVKNPIHMVAPALAELAQYQWDEGNDYFPPTSLQISNLNSGTGATNVVPGELHTIFNLRYSTEINDQIIVDKVVDILDSHELDYDVHWTFNGKPFLTEPGALLDAVISAVKESNGVDATPSTSGGTSDGRFIAPTGAQVVELGPTNATIHKVNECVNCDDLEDLVEMYYLVMKKLLVDND, from the coding sequence ATGAGTAATAAGTCCGAAGTTATAGAGTTAACCGAGGAACTGGTATCGCGTCCATCGATAACACCAGTAGACGAAGGTTGCCAAGAGTTAATGAAACAGCGTTTGGCGGCACTTGGCTTCAATAATGAAACCATGGTGTTTGAAGATACCACCAACTTATGGTCGCGACGCGGTGATAGCGGCCCGGTATTTTGTTTTGCCGGACACACCGACGTTGTTCCTGTTGGTAACCTAGATAAATGGCATACCGACCCATTTACGCCAGTTATTAAAGATGGTTGGCTGTACGGTCGAGGTGCTGCCGACATGAAAGGTTCATTGGCGGCGATGATTGTCGCTACTGAACGCTTTGTCAAAGATTATCCATACCATAATGGTTCGATTGCGTTTTTAATAACCTCTGATGAAGAAGGACCATTTATTAACGGTACGACACGTGTCATAGATACCCTAGAAGCACGCAATGAAAAAATAGATTGGTGTATTGTTGGTGAACCATCGAGTACCGATAAATGTGGTGACATCGTTAAAAACGGTCGTCGTGGTTCTATTACCGCGGATGTGCAAGTGCATGGCATACAAGGTCATGTCGCCTACCCTCATTTGGTGAAAAACCCAATCCATATGGTCGCGCCAGCGTTAGCTGAGTTAGCGCAATATCAATGGGATGAAGGCAATGACTATTTCCCGCCAACCAGTTTGCAAATATCAAATTTAAATTCAGGTACCGGTGCGACCAATGTGGTACCAGGTGAATTGCATACCATTTTTAACTTGCGCTACAGTACCGAGATAAACGATCAAATCATTGTCGATAAAGTTGTCGATATTCTTGATAGTCATGAGCTCGACTATGATGTTCACTGGACGTTTAACGGCAAACCGTTTTTAACCGAACCGGGGGCATTACTTGATGCGGTTATCTCGGCGGTTAAAGAAAGTAATGGTGTCGATGCCACCCCATCAACATCAGGTGGCACATCAGATGGTCGCTTTATTGCGCCAACAGGTGCACAAGTGGTTGAATTGGGACCGACTAACGCGACCATTCATAAAGTAAATGAATGCGTGAACTGTGACGATCTCGAAGACTTGGTTGAAATGTATTATCTGGTTATGAAAAAATTGTTAGTTGATAACGATTAA
- a CDS encoding M24 family metallopeptidase, whose product MTNNGIGGSTAELELAKLTDMTSDVEAITEQEFSQRVNKAQAIMREHNIAATYVNAGTNLYYFTGTRWYASERMVGAIIPANGDIEYIAPHFEIDTLEQFMVIKGKVNSWHEHISPYQTFVDALANMGIKDGDIAIDESTAFFIANGIQQTAKQLKLIDAKVVTAGCRMQKSAAEIALLQRAKDMTLEVHKAAARILRQGITTKEVESFINEAHKRLGAPAGSYFCIVLFGEDSAYPHGVANPKALEHNDIVLIDTGCQLHGYNSDITRTYVFGEANQRQRQVWQDEKDAQLKAFAAAQIGQPCSVADKAARDFLCEQGYGPDYNLPGLPHRTGHGIGLDIHEWPYLVLSEQTPLANGMCFSNEPMLCLPGEFGVRLEDHFYMTENGPKWFTEPAHSIDDPFGYHAG is encoded by the coding sequence ATGACGAATAACGGAATTGGCGGCTCTACAGCAGAGTTGGAGTTAGCAAAATTAACCGACATGACCAGCGATGTTGAGGCGATTACTGAGCAAGAATTCAGTCAACGGGTCAATAAAGCGCAAGCGATAATGCGCGAGCATAATATTGCCGCAACCTACGTAAACGCAGGTACCAATTTATACTATTTCACCGGCACTCGCTGGTACGCTTCCGAGCGCATGGTTGGCGCGATTATTCCCGCCAATGGCGATATTGAATATATTGCTCCACATTTTGAAATTGATACCCTTGAACAATTTATGGTGATCAAGGGCAAGGTCAACAGTTGGCACGAACATATCAGTCCATATCAAACATTCGTTGATGCGTTAGCCAATATGGGCATTAAAGATGGCGATATCGCCATTGATGAGTCTACCGCATTTTTTATTGCCAATGGCATTCAGCAAACAGCAAAACAGCTTAAGTTAATTGACGCTAAAGTGGTTACCGCAGGTTGCCGTATGCAAAAATCTGCTGCCGAAATCGCCCTATTACAGCGTGCCAAAGATATGACCTTAGAAGTGCACAAAGCAGCGGCGCGCATTCTACGCCAAGGTATAACAACAAAGGAAGTCGAGTCGTTTATTAACGAAGCACATAAACGCCTTGGTGCACCGGCAGGCTCTTATTTTTGTATTGTATTATTTGGCGAAGATTCCGCCTACCCGCATGGTGTCGCTAACCCTAAAGCGCTTGAGCACAATGACATTGTCTTGATCGATACAGGCTGCCAATTGCACGGTTATAATTCTGATATCACTCGCACTTATGTGTTTGGTGAAGCCAATCAACGCCAACGCCAAGTTTGGCAAGATGAAAAAGACGCGCAGCTTAAAGCATTTGCAGCGGCGCAAATTGGTCAACCTTGCAGTGTCGCCGACAAAGCGGCCCGTGATTTCTTATGCGAACAAGGCTACGGTCCTGACTACAATTTACCCGGTTTGCCGCATCGTACAGGACACGGTATCGGGCTGGACATCCATGAATGGCCTTATTTAGTGCTAAGTGAGCAAACGCCACTGGCAAACGGTATGTGTTTCTCAAATGAGCCAATGCTTTGTCTTCCAGGTGAATTTGGTGTGCGTTTGGAAGATCATTTTTATATGACCGAGAACGGCCCTAAATGGTTTACCGAGCCTGCCCATAGCATCGACGATCCGTTTGGTTATCACGCTGGCTAA
- a CDS encoding LysR family transcriptional regulator produces the protein MVEQQLARVDLNLLVSLSVLLKYRNVSRAADALFLSQSAMSRTLNRLRDLFDDPLFHRTATGILPTDKALQLEAMLPDLLEHLNQFVQKDEFNPALCESHFSISLPAVMGYTNILPLYQTIMEQAPNVSFSELPAQENPLPMLESGQLDFALSIKRDLPSSFLGTPLGTVDVVIIARKGHPLAEQSHVTLEQCAKYPFAELMVGNENTRDFRGPSEELMQRFNVKRRVQFRSTQASNLIKVLQNSNSIMPCVKGLLQDPLVNKICTPIFQFDLPKDVKIQFMLIEHRRSENSLDHQWFREHLLKRISTFINFH, from the coding sequence ATGGTTGAGCAACAACTGGCACGTGTTGATTTGAATTTATTGGTATCACTATCGGTACTGTTAAAGTACCGCAACGTTTCCCGCGCGGCGGATGCCTTGTTTCTCTCACAATCGGCAATGAGTCGCACCTTAAATAGACTACGAGATTTGTTCGATGACCCATTATTTCATCGCACTGCCACAGGCATCCTGCCAACGGATAAAGCCCTACAACTCGAAGCCATGCTGCCGGATCTACTTGAACACTTAAATCAATTTGTGCAAAAGGATGAATTTAACCCGGCTTTATGTGAATCCCATTTTAGTATTTCCTTACCTGCCGTCATGGGCTACACCAATATTTTGCCGCTATATCAAACCATCATGGAGCAGGCACCTAACGTCAGTTTTTCAGAATTACCGGCACAAGAAAATCCATTACCTATGTTGGAATCTGGTCAATTGGACTTTGCTTTATCAATAAAGCGAGATCTGCCAAGTAGCTTTCTCGGTACGCCATTAGGAACCGTAGATGTGGTCATTATTGCTCGCAAAGGTCACCCATTAGCAGAGCAAAGCCATGTGACTCTCGAACAATGTGCGAAATACCCGTTTGCCGAACTTATGGTCGGCAATGAAAACACTCGTGATTTTAGAGGGCCCAGTGAAGAATTAATGCAACGGTTTAACGTCAAACGTCGAGTGCAATTTCGCTCGACTCAAGCCAGTAATCTGATCAAAGTATTACAAAACTCAAATTCGATCATGCCTTGTGTCAAAGGCCTATTGCAAGATCCATTGGTGAACAAAATATGCACCCCCATATTTCAATTTGACTTACCCAAAGACGTAAAAATTCAATTTATGTTGATTGAACATCGCCGCAGCGAGAATAGCCTAGATCACCAGTGGTTTCGTGAACATCTATTAAAACGAATCAGCACCTTCATTAATTTCCATTAA
- a CDS encoding Spx/MgsR family RNA polymerase-binding regulatory protein: MTTIYGIHNCDTVKKALKWLDSANIEYTFHDLRKDGLNADLLADFSGKSDWSSLINKRSTTYRNLAQDVKDNLQGDVAANTVLEQVTLLKRPLLMHNGELHLGFKAAQYQELFGHE, from the coding sequence ATGACAACTATATATGGTATCCACAACTGCGATACGGTCAAAAAAGCATTAAAGTGGCTAGACAGCGCCAACATCGAATACACTTTTCACGATTTACGTAAAGACGGTCTAAATGCCGACCTATTGGCCGACTTTAGCGGTAAAAGCGATTGGTCTTCACTGATCAATAAACGCAGCACCACCTATCGTAACCTAGCGCAAGACGTCAAAGACAACTTGCAAGGCGATGTTGCTGCCAACACAGTATTAGAACAGGTAACCTTGCTAAAACGTCCGCTGTTAATGCACAACGGTGAATTGCACCTAGGTTTTAAAGCGGCCCAGTATCAAGAGTTATTTGGTCATGAGTAA
- the tcdA gene encoding tRNA cyclic N6-threonylcarbamoyladenosine(37) synthase TcdA has protein sequence MSDYSLRFGGIERLYGVQAASDIKEAHFCVIGIGGVGSWAAEALARNGVGNITLIDLDDICITNTNRQIHALADTVGESKVDVMAQRLRQINPDCQVNEVDDFVTEDNLAELLQQGFDYVIDAIDSVKVKTAIIQHCKRNKIPIITIGGAGGQTDPSKIAICDLSKTYQDPLLAKVKNQLRRQFNYPREGKRKFAIDAVFSSEQLKYPAQDGSVCHAKQNNEGAMRLDCSGGFGAATHVTASFAFFAVAKSMEKYLARKQRQRKG, from the coding sequence ATGTCTGATTACTCATTACGTTTCGGTGGTATTGAACGCTTATACGGTGTGCAAGCTGCGAGCGATATTAAAGAAGCACATTTTTGTGTTATTGGCATTGGCGGTGTTGGCTCTTGGGCGGCAGAAGCATTGGCACGTAATGGTGTTGGTAACATCACCTTAATTGATTTGGATGATATTTGCATCACCAATACCAACCGTCAAATCCACGCCTTGGCTGACACCGTTGGCGAAAGCAAAGTTGATGTCATGGCACAACGCCTGCGTCAAATAAATCCCGACTGTCAGGTCAATGAAGTTGATGACTTTGTCACCGAAGACAATTTAGCCGAGTTATTGCAGCAAGGTTTTGACTATGTCATTGATGCCATTGACTCGGTAAAAGTCAAAACCGCCATTATTCAGCATTGCAAACGTAATAAGATTCCGATTATCACCATAGGTGGTGCCGGTGGGCAAACCGATCCCAGCAAAATAGCGATTTGCGATTTAAGCAAAACCTATCAAGATCCGTTATTAGCCAAGGTAAAAAATCAATTGCGTCGCCAATTTAACTACCCGCGTGAGGGCAAGCGTAAATTCGCTATCGATGCGGTATTTTCATCTGAACAACTAAAATACCCGGCGCAAGATGGCAGCGTTTGTCATGCGAAACAAAATAATGAGGGTGCGATGCGACTCGATTGCAGCGGTGGTTTTGGTGCGGCGACACATGTTACCGCCAGTTTTGCCTTCTTCGCCGTTGCTAAGTCGATGGAAAAATACCTCGCTCGTAAGCAACGTCAACGAAAAGGCTAA
- a CDS encoding carboxymuconolactone decarboxylase family protein yields the protein MNYTEATQNISKQLNKFRKEQNPVFGGFSAMARGCSQDGALSAKTKEFIATAVAIANRCEGCIGFHVKALINMGTSYAEFKEVCEVAMYMGGGPSVMTVAEAMQAWEEFDGPQT from the coding sequence ATGAATTATACCGAAGCAACACAAAATATTTCTAAGCAATTAAACAAATTCCGTAAAGAGCAAAACCCGGTTTTTGGCGGTTTTTCTGCAATGGCACGAGGCTGCTCGCAAGACGGTGCCCTGTCTGCGAAAACCAAGGAATTCATAGCAACCGCAGTCGCTATCGCGAACCGTTGTGAAGGCTGTATTGGTTTTCATGTAAAAGCGTTGATAAATATGGGCACAAGCTACGCAGAATTTAAAGAAGTATGTGAGGTAGCTATGTATATGGGCGGCGGCCCATCGGTTATGACGGTTGCCGAAGCGATGCAAGCGTGGGAAGAATTTGATGGTCCCCAAACATAA
- a CDS encoding rhodanese-like domain-containing protein — protein sequence MLKTMPELMTGVYPNIRRISAEQAQLELQQKPGLLVDVREPAECAKGMASDAVNIPRGILEAKLLELVKDATQPIYLHCAAGVRASLAAESIMRLGYQHVTAISCKSDAVISAFS from the coding sequence ATGTTAAAAACCATGCCCGAACTTATGACCGGTGTATATCCAAACATTCGTCGCATTAGTGCAGAGCAAGCTCAACTTGAATTGCAACAAAAACCTGGCTTGCTTGTTGATGTCAGAGAACCGGCAGAATGTGCCAAAGGAATGGCCAGTGACGCGGTGAATATTCCCCGAGGCATTCTTGAAGCAAAATTATTGGAGTTGGTTAAAGATGCAACACAGCCGATATATTTGCATTGTGCCGCTGGAGTACGAGCGTCGTTAGCAGCAGAGTCGATTATGCGCCTTGGTTATCAACACGTGACGGCGATCAGCTGTAAAAGTGATGCGGTTATTTCGGCATTTTCTTAA